Below is a genomic region from Paenibacillus rhizovicinus.
TCCGTACCCGTGGCTGGTTCGCATCGTTATCAACTTGTGTCTGAATACGAACCGCAAATATCGGAGAGAGCAACCTACCGATTTTCTGCCTGAACAGAGAGGCAAGAGCACGGAAGACATTTACCTGCAGATGAGTAGGGACAAGGAAGTTTATGCTGCGATAATAGATTTGGACGAAAAATATCGAACACCGATTATCTTGTATTATTTTGAGGACCTAACGGTCAGGGAGATCGCTTATGCTCTCCAGCTAAGTGAAGGCGCGATCAAGACACGGCTGGCGAGAGGGAGAGAACAATTGAAATCAGCATTAACCAGAGAGGAGTCGGATGAAATTGGAGACACGTATTCGTCAAGCAAAGCCAACTTATATACACGCTGATCCGGAGCGCACGTTAGAGGCGGTTATGGCCAGGCTACATGAGCAGCCAAGGATTGGTCGCTTTCAATGGGTCAGACGCAGAGCGCGCACTGTAAGCTTGATCATTGCAACTGCCGCTGTAACGGTATTATGCATCCTTGGCGCAGGGCTCGTCAATCCGGCAATGGCCAATGCATTGAGCAAGTTGCCCCTAGTTGGCAGTCTGTTCGTCGAGGCAGGCGATACCGGTCTGAAGACTGCGTCCAATCAAGGTTTGACCGCAAAGATTAATGCAAATGAGTCGCATGATGGCGTAACCTTTAAAATCTCCGAGATGATGTACGACGGGACCCGAATGTCCATGGTGCTGACCAGGGAAACGGACGATGGCAAGAATCCGCCGCTGAAGAAATGGACGAATGCTACGTTTGAAGAAGTGATGGAAATGTGGAAGAAGCAGGGTAAAGAATCCAGCATGATCGAAGTTCGGGCGAACGGCAGGAAGCTGAAAGTGACAACTGCTCTGGCTTCTGATATTCTACACAACAATTCGTCTATATTGACGATACAGCCGTCCGTTTCGGAGACGCATACGACTTCGTTTGATTTGCCAGATGCGTTCAATCTGGAAGTGGTGATTCGGGACGCAACTATTGGGCGGTATTTTACGTTGTCATTCCCGGTCAAGAAAACAACAAGCCAATCGATCGTTTTAGCATCCGAGGAGACGAAGTCCTATAACGGACTAGTCATGCGTATCAAAAAGCTCGAGATGACAGAGGCTACCTCGCAATTGGAAGTACACCTCTCCGGCAAAGTAGATGCAGAGTTAGGAGACTCCATCAGGTACGACATTCAAAATGAACGCGGGGAATATTCCAACGTTATGACCGGAAGCGGAAGTCCTGGAGCGGACTCTGGAACATATGTGAACACGGCCGAATTCACTCCGTTCCCTAGCCTTCCGAAAATGGTCACAGTCAAACCATACCTCTTGAAAGAAGGGTCGGGCAAGGAATACATCCCGGAACTGGCATTTACGATGCCTGTGAACAATTAGCAAACACTAAACATTGGAATCGGTTAAAGCTTTCAAGAACGGTATGGGCTATTTTGGGGGCTGT
It encodes:
- a CDS encoding RNA polymerase sigma factor, producing the protein MEKMDQLNQWIRDYNDRLRYVAYTYVRDHNRSEDIVQEAMVQAYLSIRQLRDPKRPYPWLVRIVINLCLNTNRKYRREQPTDFLPEQRGKSTEDIYLQMSRDKEVYAAIIDLDEKYRTPIILYYFEDLTVREIAYALQLSEGAIKTRLARGREQLKSALTREESDEIGDTYSSSKANLYTR
- a CDS encoding DUF4179 domain-containing protein, with translation MKLETRIRQAKPTYIHADPERTLEAVMARLHEQPRIGRFQWVRRRARTVSLIIATAAVTVLCILGAGLVNPAMANALSKLPLVGSLFVEAGDTGLKTASNQGLTAKINANESHDGVTFKISEMMYDGTRMSMVLTRETDDGKNPPLKKWTNATFEEVMEMWKKQGKESSMIEVRANGRKLKVTTALASDILHNNSSILTIQPSVSETHTTSFDLPDAFNLEVVIRDATIGRYFTLSFPVKKTTSQSIVLASEETKSYNGLVMRIKKLEMTEATSQLEVHLSGKVDAELGDSIRYDIQNERGEYSNVMTGSGSPGADSGTYVNTAEFTPFPSLPKMVTVKPYLLKEGSGKEYIPELAFTMPVNN